From Halichoerus grypus chromosome 6, mHalGry1.hap1.1, whole genome shotgun sequence, one genomic window encodes:
- the LOC144382256 gene encoding transport and Golgi organization protein 1 homolog isoform X1, whose protein sequence is MSFLISVLKAQDASEDGEQRAFRAKKRELQEYQRWMEDHCNALSSLKTTQEAELKLLRRKVGIVVDFSEQRRVAAEEKVAKTRRDLEATESQLSAAVENLKGIKEETDKYKREVGALQDQLREAELTFKHKIAAHERSALDNWTKARVWERKIVQQSRENAYVRHRLHMMRRGTLPEGSMRQEPMPGRPETQNRVRRGLWSDAETGASPMGNRGTEPPRDPGMSKVGTDVRGFPHAPRPPHMPYHMGQGLPGFTGYGPPAPPPHGWTWGPQAQLVPATHGLRPYSETCGTQGDNSGTPPKKVPQKDQNPVDARGPAPVPGPLGPPYPTDPPSSPSWGPGAHLPPPTQWSLRPYPAPEPTAQGGMI, encoded by the exons ATGTCTTTTCTCATATCTGTCTTAAAGGCCCAGGATGCATCCGAGgatggagagcagagagcctTTAGGGCCAAAAAACGAGAACTGCAGG AATATCAACGATGGATGGAAGACCATTGCAATGCCCTGAGTTCTTTGAAAACCACTCAAGAAGCCGAATTGAAACTCCTGAGGAGGAAAGTGGGTATCGTGGTGGATTTCTCTGAACAGAGACGAGTGGCTGCCGAAGA GAAGGTCGCAAAGACCCGCCGTGACCTGGAGGCAACAGAGAGTCAGCTGTCAGCTGCCGTGGAAAATctgaaaggaatcaaagaagaaacgGACAAGTACAA GCGAGAAGTCGGAGCGTTGCAAGATCAGCTGCGGGAGGCAGAGCTCACCTTCAAACACAAG ATCGCAGCTCATGAGAGAAGTGCTCTAGATAACTGg aCTAAGGCTCGGGTTTGGGAGAGGAAGATagtgcagcagagcagggagaacgcCTACGTGAGACACAG ATTGCACATGATGAGGAGAGGGACGCTGCCTGAGGGATCCATGAGGCAGGAACCGATGCCGGGAAGACCTGAGACACAGAACCGTGTGCGGAGAG GGCTTTGGTCTGATGCTGAAACTGGTGCGTCTCCCATGGGGAACAGGGGCACCGAGCCTCCTAGAGACCCAGGGATGAGCAAG GTCGGTACAGATGTGAGAGGGTTTCCTCATGCCCCAAGGCCCCCCCATATGCCCTACCACATGGGGCAGGGTTTACCAGGCTTCACTGGCTATGGGCCACCTGCACCTCCTCCACATGGGTGGACATGGGGGCCTCAAGCACAGCTCGTTCCTGCTACACATG GGCTTCGGCCGTATTCAGAAACCTGTGGCACTCAAGGGGACAACAGCGGCACCCCGCCCAAGAAGGTCCCACAGAAGGACCAG AACCCTGTGGATGCAAGAGGACCCGCTCCTGTACCCGGCCCACTGGGTCCACCGTACCCCACGGATCCCCCTTCATCaccatcctggggccctggggcacatctccctccacccacccagtgGTCTCTGCGTCCTTACCCTGCACCCGAACCTACAGCACAGGGTGGGATGATATGA
- the LOC144382256 gene encoding transport and Golgi organization protein 1 homolog isoform X2: MEDHCNALSSLKTTQEAELKLLRRKVGIVVDFSEQRRVAAEEKVAKTRRDLEATESQLSAAVENLKGIKEETDKYKREVGALQDQLREAELTFKHKIAAHERSALDNWTKARVWERKIVQQSRENAYVRHRLHMMRRGTLPEGSMRQEPMPGRPETQNRVRRGLWSDAETGASPMGNRGTEPPRDPGMSKVGTDVRGFPHAPRPPHMPYHMGQGLPGFTGYGPPAPPPHGWTWGPQAQLVPATHGLRPYSETCGTQGDNSGTPPKKVPQKDQNPVDARGPAPVPGPLGPPYPTDPPSSPSWGPGAHLPPPTQWSLRPYPAPEPTAQGGMI; encoded by the exons ATGGAAGACCATTGCAATGCCCTGAGTTCTTTGAAAACCACTCAAGAAGCCGAATTGAAACTCCTGAGGAGGAAAGTGGGTATCGTGGTGGATTTCTCTGAACAGAGACGAGTGGCTGCCGAAGA GAAGGTCGCAAAGACCCGCCGTGACCTGGAGGCAACAGAGAGTCAGCTGTCAGCTGCCGTGGAAAATctgaaaggaatcaaagaagaaacgGACAAGTACAA GCGAGAAGTCGGAGCGTTGCAAGATCAGCTGCGGGAGGCAGAGCTCACCTTCAAACACAAG ATCGCAGCTCATGAGAGAAGTGCTCTAGATAACTGg aCTAAGGCTCGGGTTTGGGAGAGGAAGATagtgcagcagagcagggagaacgcCTACGTGAGACACAG ATTGCACATGATGAGGAGAGGGACGCTGCCTGAGGGATCCATGAGGCAGGAACCGATGCCGGGAAGACCTGAGACACAGAACCGTGTGCGGAGAG GGCTTTGGTCTGATGCTGAAACTGGTGCGTCTCCCATGGGGAACAGGGGCACCGAGCCTCCTAGAGACCCAGGGATGAGCAAG GTCGGTACAGATGTGAGAGGGTTTCCTCATGCCCCAAGGCCCCCCCATATGCCCTACCACATGGGGCAGGGTTTACCAGGCTTCACTGGCTATGGGCCACCTGCACCTCCTCCACATGGGTGGACATGGGGGCCTCAAGCACAGCTCGTTCCTGCTACACATG GGCTTCGGCCGTATTCAGAAACCTGTGGCACTCAAGGGGACAACAGCGGCACCCCGCCCAAGAAGGTCCCACAGAAGGACCAG AACCCTGTGGATGCAAGAGGACCCGCTCCTGTACCCGGCCCACTGGGTCCACCGTACCCCACGGATCCCCCTTCATCaccatcctggggccctggggcacatctccctccacccacccagtgGTCTCTGCGTCCTTACCCTGCACCCGAACCTACAGCACAGGGTGGGATGATATGA